The genomic segment TAAAGCATGACCTATATGTATTTTTCCCGTAATGTTTGGAGGTGGAATAACAATACTAAACTTCCCATTCCCTTCCTTAGGTTCAAAAGAATGACTGTCTTCCCAAACCTTATACCATTTGTTTTCAAGCTCATGAGGTATGTATCTTTTTCCTATATCCATTAAGGGAACCTCCTAAAATTTTTTAACGATTTTTATATTAATTTATTTTATTGTTCATCTTGCTTATCCTTTTCTATGATATCAGATGGTAACTCTTTTTTTGGTAACTCTTTTTTTGGTAACTCTTTTTTTGTTTCTTTCTTTTTATTTCTTCTAAATAAAGCAATTGGTATGTTGATTTCTCTTCTTCTAAATAACGCGGCTTCCGAAGAAAATATCCCTTTGTATCTAATAGGCTTTTCAATGGCTTTTACCTCTGATAGTATTGTGACTGCAACAATTCTAAGGGTAAATCCTATTATAAAAATCAACTGTATTCCATGATAACTATCTCCTAAAAAGGTAATTTCAATATCTCTGAGATGGTTAGCAAGAAATCCACCAGAAATAGAAGCGATTATAGCCGCTATCCCAGATACTAAAGAATTAGCAGCGATGTAGTTGTCTGAAGGCTCTTTAGATATTTCCAAAAGCAAATTAAAAATAGCTAAGTTAATCGCTGACCAAGCGAAAGCAGCAAAAATAGAATTTAAAAAAAGAATGCTTCTATAATTAGTTGAATTCATTAAAAAATACATCAAAGGGCTAAATGTTGAAATAAAAATTCCGAGGCTTAAAACATTTTTACTCCCAAACTTATCAGCAAGCACCCCATAAAATAAATATAAAATCATAGAAATAACACTTGTTAAAATCGCCATATTTCCAAGAAATTGATAATTAATATTTAGAATAGCTACTTCATAATAAGAAAAATAAGGTCTTGAAAACTCTATTGCAAAGCTCCATACAAAAATAAAAATAAGAAAATCCCTAAAATTTCTCTCTTTAAAAGGTTGGAAAATATTTATATTATTAGATGATTCTCTCACATCTCCCTCGGGAAAATCATGTTTCAATAATAGAAAAGCTGAAAGTATCGAAAAAACTGCCATTAAACTTGTTACCCATAATAATCCGACCTTAAAATTTGGAAATTCCAGAAACATCGAATATAGATACAGCATTATTATACCAGTAAATGAAGAAAAGATATTACGAAAGGCAAAATATTTTCCCCTTTTTTCAAAAGGTACTACTTTTTTTATAAGTACTGTCCACGTGTTCCCCACAAAAGTCCCAAATAAAGAAAATAATAAAATTATTGATAATATTATATATGGGGATTTAACATCAAAAAAAATGAAAATTGGCAAAAGTATAAACAATGATCTTGAAATAAATGCATTTATTATTAAGCTTCTTTTTTTTGAACCTATTATTCTATTTATACGTGAAGAAAAAATCTGGAACATCTGTGCTATAATAGGAAAAGAAGTCATTATTGAAATAAAT from the Petrotoga sp. 9PW.55.5.1 genome contains:
- a CDS encoding MFS transporter: MANSSKTMSLSVLEGGTYNAFFIATQGFIFTTIAIYFNASPLFISIMTSFPIIAQMFQIFSSRINRIIGSKKRSLIINAFISRSLFILLPIFIFFDVKSPYIILSIILLFSLFGTFVGNTWTVLIKKVVPFEKRGKYFAFRNIFSSFTGIIMLYLYSMFLEFPNFKVGLLWVTSLMAVFSILSAFLLLKHDFPEGDVRESSNNINIFQPFKERNFRDFLIFIFVWSFAIEFSRPYFSYYEVAILNINYQFLGNMAILTSVISMILYLFYGVLADKFGSKNVLSLGIFISTFSPLMYFLMNSTNYRSILFLNSIFAAFAWSAINLAIFNLLLEISKEPSDNYIAANSLVSGIAAIIASISGGFLANHLRDIEITFLGDSYHGIQLIFIIGFTLRIVAVTILSEVKAIEKPIRYKGIFSSEAALFRRREINIPIALFRRNKKKETKKELPKKELPKKELPSDIIEKDKQDEQ